From the genome of Nasonia vitripennis strain AsymCx chromosome 1, Nvit_psr_1.1, whole genome shotgun sequence, one region includes:
- the LOC100302048 gene encoding serine protease precursor — MKIVLFATCIILVFNNVRGSLEAEGIIGGRDDDGPNEFPYLVSFKNATEHWCGGAIIGDQFILTAAHCVIEEDVKFRDFPHKIIAGIDSLDSDQDTKVEVDVEKIYVSERYNHSWWFLGDTALDDWAVLKLKTKLDINNNKGLAIVNLPEKINGTNEYDTYENATALLAGYGYDYIEIIKYQNGTERDRGNSTGELHKANVRVVSNNVCSDPVDGYDSPVLDTQICAKIIEHADLTPQGPCNGDSGSPLVIDNTVIGIVSVSVLACNDNRVPALYTRVTSYTDAIKNAMKGVTKGLRVASAP, encoded by the exons ATGAAGATCGTTCTTTTCGCGACGTGTATTATTCTTGTATTTAACAATG TTCGGGGCTCACTCGAGGCTGAGGGCATAATCGGTGGACGAGATGATGACGGGCCTAACGAGTTTCCATATCTCGTGTCCTTTAAAAATGCTACAGAGCACTGGTGCGGCGGTGCGATAATAGGTGATCAGTTCATTCTCACAGCGGCTCATTGCGTCATCGAGGAAGATGTGAAGTTTCGCGACTTTCCTCACAAAATCATCGCAGGCATTGACTCCCTCGACTCTGATCAAGATACCAAAGTCGAGGTTGACGTTGAGAAGATCTATGTCAGCGAGCGTTACAACCATTCCTGGTGGTTTCTGGGTGACACAGCCTTGGATGACTGGGCTGTGCTCAAG TTGAAAACTAAACTGgacatcaacaacaacaaaggCTTGGCAATCGTTAATCTGCCAGAAAAAATCAATGGAACCAACGAGTACGACACCTATGAAAATGCCACGGCGCTTTTAGCGGGTTACGGCTATGATTACATTGAAATAATCAAATACCAGAATGGTaccgagagagacagaggaaATTCCACTGGAGAATTGCACAAAGCGAATGTGCGCGTGGTCAGCAACAATGTGTGCTCCGATCCGGTAGACGGTTATGATTCCCCTGTCTTGGATACGCAGATCTGCGCTAAAATTATCGAGCATGCAGATTTGACGCCTCAAGGACCGTGTAAC GGTGACAGTGGAAGTCCGCTGGTGATCGATAACACGGTGATCGGTATAGTGAGTGTCTCCGTACTCGCCTGTAACGACAATAGAGTGCCGGCTCTCTATACCAGGGTTACATCCTATACGGATGCTATCAAGAATGCGATGAAAGGCGTTACCAAAGGATTACGCGTTGCGTCAGCACCCtga
- the LOC103317609 gene encoding mite allergen Der p 3-like, whose translation MLLFGLITLLLVQNGARALEGEGIIGGEKVDPRELSYQVSIQVLGLHVCGGAIIDESHVITAAHCVIDDEDNDFMSLPLTVVAGTIDINDVEGHEYEVEKAYIPKEFDITDIPTIYDIAVLKLRTKLDLSDSSLSALSLPPSSVGRGASHVSYAGEEALISGFGWNHVEVKDVPIPEDERTEDGDEFYKMEDGDSNGYLLKAKTLIVTNRECQKHYRHLIYKNQLCAKVIQYDENVHQGVCSGDSGGPLVHDGKTLIGVVSYSPIGCVDSIHPAVYTRVSYFIDFINKARKNIVTETIRSHTW comes from the exons ATGTTGCTCTTTGGCTTGATAACTCTTCTCTTGGTGCAAAATG GTGCGCGAGCTCTGGAGGGTGAAGGTATAATCGGGGGCGAAAAAGTCGACCCCAGGGAGCTCAGCTACCAGGTATCGATACAGGTGCTGGGTTTGCATGTCTGCGGCGGTGCGATCATCGACGAGAGTCACGTGATCACTGCAGCTCACTGTGTCATCGACGATGAAGACAATGATTTTATGTCGCTACCGCTTACAGTCGTAGCTGGTACGATTGACATTAACGACGTGGAGGGACACGAGTATGAGGTTGAGAAGGCTTACATACCCAAGGAGTTTGATATCACCGACATACCAACTATTTATGATATTGCTGTGCTCAAG CTGAGAACGAAGTTGGATCTGAGTGACTCCAGTCTCAGTGCTCTCTCCTTACCTCCCTCGAGCGTAGGTAGAGGCGCTTCTCACGTGAGCTACGCTGGAGAAGAGGCCCTGATCAGCGGCTTTGGTTGGAATCACGTCGAGGTCAAGGATGTTCCAATTCCCGAAGATGAACGTACTGAAGACGGAGACGAGTTCTATAAGATGGAAGATGGCGACTCCAATGGATATCTGCTCAAGGCCAAGACTCTGATCGTCACCAACCGCGAGTGCCAGAAGCACTATCGCCATCTCATCTACAAGAACCAGCTTTGCGCTAAGGTCATCCAGTACGATGAGAACGTGCACCAGGGTGTCTGCTCG GGCGACAGTGGTGGCCCACTGGTACATGATGGCAAGACTCTTATCGGCGTGGTAAGCTACAGCCCCATCGGCTGCGTTGATTCGATCCACCCAGCTGTCTACACCAGGGTCTCGTACTTCATCGATTTTATTAACAAGGCCAGAAAGAACATTGTGACCGAGACAATTCGCAGTCACACCTGGTGA
- the LOC103317612 gene encoding coagulation factor IX-like, which translates to MTLVQLGLDWMMLSCVVDILPDSLKLRVHLEGEGIVGGEDVELSDYTYQGSLNRKSHSFCGGSIIGEQHVITAAHCVTDKVGGLLKKPIKLVAGVTDLKDKDAETRIEIDVDVVYISRKYDPLTKKRTAGDIAVLKLLKSLNLDGNPNLSILQLGDPSESYADETAIITGFG; encoded by the exons ATGACTCTTGTTCAGCTTGGACTGGACTGGATGATGCTGTCTTGCGTTGTGGATATTTTACCCGACAGCTTGAAGC TTCGAGTTCATCTGGAGGGCGAGGGTATAGTCGGCGGTGAAGATGTGGAACTCAGCGACTACACCTACCAGGGCTCTTTGAACAGAAAATCCCATAGCTTTTGTGGCGGTAGTATAATAGGCGAACAGCACGTTATCACCGCTGCCCACTGCGTAACGGATAAGGTTGGTGGTCTGCTGAAGAAGCCGATAAAGCTCGTTGCTGGAGTCACCGATTTAAAAGACAAAGATGCAGAGACGAGAATCGAGATCGACGTAGACGTGGTGTACATCTCAAGGAAATACGACCCACTGACGAAGAAACGGACTGCTGGCGATATCGCCGTGCTGAAG TTACTGAAATCTCTGAATCTCGATGGCAATCCCAACCTGAGCATACTGCAGTTGGGTGATCCTTCGGAAAGCTACGCTGATGAAACTGCGATAATCACTGGCTTTGGTTGA
- the LOC103317610 gene encoding chymotrypsin-2-like, whose amino-acid sequence MKCAFFLLFIICTWDNILLSYVKSLEAEGIVGGDSDEENEFNYQVSIQVLKKKSGQFEHTCGGSIISAQFVLTASHCFVSKDDKQILDVSKSHVRILAGTNRQDDEDGIYRFIDKVYLNKNYSHSNPFMYGDIAVVKLDEKLDVEDDPRVSIIKIPRKLKYEKLVNKVATASGFGIIDFVSNTDEFGEAVTKPILPNTRQYIDVRIVSKAECTPYEHIICSLFDDADDYKVHGICNGDSGGPLVYKNALIGIVSRAAISCDMRKKTAKFTLVPYYNDFIIRAVRDDGDKSDMLILDGLV is encoded by the exons ATGAAGTGCGCGTTCTTCTTGCTTTTCATCATTTGCACCTGGGACAATATACTGCTCAGTTATG TTAAGAGTTTGGAAGCTGAAGGAATCGTCGGTGGCGATTCGGACGAGGAGAACGAATTCAACTACCAGGTCTCGATTCAGgtgttaaaaaagaaaagcggCCAATTCGAACACACCTGCGGCGGCAGCATAATATCAGCTCAGTTCGTTCTTACCGCCTCTCACTGTTTCGTCAGTAAAGATGACAAGCAAATCTTGGACGTGTCCAAGAGTCACGTCCGGATTCTTGCTGGAACGAATAGGCAGGACGACGAGGACGGAATCTATAGATTTATCGACAAGGTTTACTTGAATAAGAACTACAGTCACTCGAATCCGTTCATGTATGGAGATATCGCCGTTGTGAAG CTAGACGAGAAGTTGGATGTCGAAGACGACCCCAGAGTGTCTATAATAAAGATAcctagaaaattaaaatacgaAAAGTTGGTGAATAAAGTTGCCACCGCCTCTGGTTTCGGTATTATAGACTTCGTGTCTAATACTGATGAGTTTGGCGAGGCCGTGACTAAACCGATTTTACCGAACACCAGACAATATATTGATGTCAGGATAGTGAGCAAAGCCGAGTGCACACCTTACGAGCACATCATCTGCTCGTTGTTCGACGATGCCGACGATTACAAAGTTCACGGAATATGCAAC GGTGACAGTGGAGGACCACTAGTTTACAAAAACGCTCTCATCGGGATAGTGAGTAGAGCTGCCATCAGTTGCGATATGAGGAAAAAAACGGCAAAATTTACTTTGGTACCGTACTACAACGATTTTATAATACGAGCTGTCAGGGATGACGGAGATAAGTCAGATATGCTGATTTTGGACGGTTTGGTGTGA